From Streptomyces cyaneogriseus subsp. noncyanogenus, the proteins below share one genomic window:
- the ppdK gene encoding pyruvate, phosphate dikinase — MSENKDPQVAEPGASVEGVKFVYDFTEGNKDLKDLLGGKGANLAEMTNLGLPVPPGFTITTEACKVYLDSGEEPAALRDEVSAHLAALEEKMGKKLGQADNPLLVSVRSGAKFSMPGMMDTVLNIGLSDTSVQGLAAQAGDERFAWDSYRRLIQMFGKTVLGVDGDLFEEALEKAKQAKKVTVDTELEAADLKKLVTTFKKIVKKEAGRDFPQDPREQMDLAIKAVFDSWNGERAKLYRRQERIPHDLGTAVNVCSMVFGNLGPDSGTGVAFTRDPASGHQGVYGDYLQNAQGEDVVAGIRNTVPLAELERIDKKSYDQLMQIMETLENHYKDLCDIEFTIERGQLWMLQTRVGKRTAGAAFRIATQLVDQGLIDEAEALTRVNGAQLAQLMFPRFDENAKVEQVGRGIAASPGAAVGKAVFDSYTAVKWSRSGEKVILIRRETNPDDLDGMIAAEGILTSRGGKTSHAAVVARGMGKTCVCGAEELEVDTKRRRMTVPGGHVVEEGDVISIDGSTGKVYLGEVPVVPSPVVEYFEGRMHAGAEDADELVEAVHRIMAFADRKRRLRVRANADNAEDALRARRFGAQGIGLCRTEHMFLGDRRELVERLILADTEAEREESLKELLPLQKQDFVELFEAMDGLPVTVRLLDPPLHEFLPDITELSVRVALAESRQEPHENELRLLQAVHRLHEQNPMLGLRGVRLGLVIPGLFTMQVRAIAEAAAARRAAKGDPRAEIMIPLVGTVQELEIVREEADKVIAEVEAASGTNLKLSIGTMIELPRAALTAGQIAEAAEFFSFGTNDLTQTVWGFSRDDVEASFFTAYLEKGIFGVSPFETIDKDGVGSLVAAAAKAGRATRPDLKLGVCGEHGGDPESVHFFHEVGLDYVSCSPFRIPVARLEAGRAAVTSQGSDHR; from the coding sequence GTGTCGGAAAACAAAGATCCCCAGGTAGCTGAGCCGGGCGCCAGCGTTGAGGGCGTGAAGTTCGTTTACGACTTCACCGAGGGCAACAAGGACCTCAAGGACCTCCTCGGCGGCAAGGGTGCCAACCTCGCCGAGATGACCAACCTGGGCCTTCCGGTCCCTCCCGGCTTCACCATCACCACCGAGGCGTGCAAGGTCTACCTCGACAGCGGCGAGGAACCGGCGGCACTGCGTGACGAGGTGAGTGCGCACCTCGCCGCCCTCGAGGAGAAGATGGGCAAGAAGCTCGGCCAGGCCGACAACCCGCTCCTCGTCTCCGTCCGCTCCGGCGCCAAGTTCTCCATGCCCGGCATGATGGACACGGTCCTCAACATCGGCCTCTCCGACACGTCGGTGCAGGGCCTGGCCGCCCAGGCCGGCGACGAGCGGTTCGCCTGGGACTCCTACCGCCGCCTCATCCAGATGTTCGGCAAGACCGTCCTCGGCGTCGACGGCGACCTCTTCGAGGAGGCGCTGGAGAAGGCCAAGCAGGCCAAGAAGGTCACGGTCGACACCGAGCTGGAGGCCGCCGACCTGAAGAAGCTGGTCACCACCTTCAAGAAGATCGTCAAGAAGGAGGCCGGCCGGGACTTCCCGCAGGACCCGCGCGAGCAGATGGACCTCGCCATCAAGGCGGTCTTCGACTCCTGGAACGGCGAGCGCGCCAAGCTCTACCGCCGCCAGGAGCGCATCCCGCACGACCTCGGCACCGCGGTCAACGTCTGCTCGATGGTCTTCGGCAACCTGGGCCCCGACTCCGGCACCGGCGTCGCCTTCACCCGCGACCCCGCCTCCGGCCACCAGGGCGTCTACGGCGACTACCTCCAGAACGCCCAGGGCGAGGACGTGGTGGCCGGCATCCGCAACACGGTGCCGCTCGCCGAGCTGGAGCGGATCGACAAGAAGTCGTACGACCAGCTCATGCAGATCATGGAGACCCTGGAGAACCACTACAAGGATCTCTGCGACATCGAGTTCACCATCGAGCGCGGCCAGCTCTGGATGCTCCAGACCCGCGTCGGCAAGCGCACCGCGGGCGCGGCCTTCCGCATCGCCACCCAGCTCGTGGACCAGGGCCTGATCGACGAGGCCGAGGCGCTCACCCGCGTCAACGGCGCCCAGCTCGCACAGCTCATGTTCCCCCGCTTCGACGAGAACGCGAAGGTCGAGCAGGTCGGCCGGGGCATCGCGGCCTCGCCGGGCGCGGCGGTCGGCAAGGCCGTCTTCGACTCGTACACGGCCGTCAAGTGGTCCCGCTCCGGCGAGAAGGTCATCCTCATCCGCCGCGAGACCAACCCCGACGACCTGGACGGCATGATCGCCGCCGAGGGCATCCTGACCTCGCGCGGCGGCAAGACCTCCCACGCGGCCGTGGTCGCCCGCGGCATGGGCAAGACCTGTGTCTGCGGCGCGGAGGAGCTGGAGGTCGACACCAAGCGGCGCCGGATGACCGTCCCCGGCGGGCACGTCGTCGAGGAGGGCGACGTCATCTCCATCGACGGCTCCACCGGCAAGGTCTACCTGGGCGAGGTCCCGGTCGTGCCCTCCCCGGTCGTGGAGTACTTCGAGGGCCGGATGCACGCGGGCGCCGAGGACGCCGACGAGCTGGTCGAGGCCGTGCACCGCATCATGGCCTTCGCCGACCGCAAGCGCCGGCTGCGGGTGCGCGCCAACGCCGACAACGCCGAGGACGCGCTGCGCGCCCGCCGCTTCGGCGCCCAGGGCATCGGCCTGTGCCGCACCGAGCACATGTTCCTCGGCGACCGCCGCGAGCTGGTGGAGCGGCTGATCCTCGCCGACACCGAGGCCGAACGCGAGGAGTCCCTGAAGGAACTCCTCCCGCTCCAGAAGCAGGACTTCGTCGAGCTGTTCGAGGCGATGGACGGCCTCCCGGTCACCGTCCGCCTGCTCGACCCGCCGCTGCACGAGTTCCTGCCCGACATCACCGAGCTGTCGGTCCGCGTGGCCCTCGCCGAGTCCCGCCAGGAGCCGCACGAGAACGAGCTGCGCCTGCTCCAGGCGGTGCACCGCCTGCACGAGCAGAACCCGATGCTCGGCCTGCGCGGCGTCCGCCTCGGCCTGGTCATCCCCGGCCTGTTCACCATGCAGGTCCGCGCGATCGCGGAGGCCGCCGCGGCCCGCCGCGCGGCCAAGGGCGACCCGCGCGCCGAGATCATGATCCCGCTCGTCGGCACCGTCCAGGAGCTGGAGATCGTCCGCGAGGAGGCCGACAAGGTCATCGCCGAGGTCGAGGCGGCCTCGGGCACGAACCTGAAGCTGTCCATCGGCACGATGATCGAGCTGCCGCGCGCCGCGCTGACCGCCGGCCAGATCGCCGAGGCGGCGGAGTTCTTCTCCTTCGGCACCAACGACCTGACCCAGACGGTGTGGGGCTTCAGCCGCGACGACGTCGAGGCGTCGTTCTTCACGGCCTACCTGGAGAAGGGCATCTTC
- a CDS encoding ROK family protein — translation MTGRTGRADRGAARAGGQASAGDLLELVRRGRATTRGALQQATGLSRATVGQRLDRLFRAGWLREGAGGPVDSPHGGRPSITLEFDDEHAVVLAADLDTRHARAAVLTLTGEILAERGGTLVIEDGPEAVLGELGRWFGELLERCARPAAEVCGVGLAVPGPVDHATGRVVQPPIMPGWDGYDITGRLGRALTEHTGAPPIPVLVDNDANLMAYGEQRASHPDCSAFVLVKVSTGIGAGVVVDGSVYRGVDGGAGDIGHIRVPEGAQALCRCGSHGCLAAVASGGAVARRLAAAGVPAESGSDVRELLAAGHPEAAALAREAGRLVGDVLATVVTLLNPGVLMIAGDLAGTPFLTGVRELLYQRALPRSTARLDVVASRLGERAGLVGAGALVVEHLYAPERVEERLRALGV, via the coding sequence ATGACCGGACGTACCGGCAGGGCGGACAGGGGCGCCGCCAGGGCGGGCGGCCAGGCGAGCGCCGGTGATCTGCTGGAGCTCGTGCGCCGTGGCCGCGCCACCACGCGCGGGGCGCTTCAGCAGGCCACGGGACTGTCCCGGGCCACCGTGGGCCAGCGTCTGGACCGGCTCTTCAGGGCGGGCTGGCTGCGCGAGGGCGCCGGCGGCCCCGTGGACTCCCCGCACGGCGGACGGCCCTCCATCACCCTGGAGTTCGACGACGAGCACGCCGTCGTCCTCGCCGCCGACCTCGACACCCGGCACGCGCGCGCCGCCGTCCTGACCCTGACCGGCGAGATCCTCGCCGAGCGCGGCGGGACGCTGGTGATCGAGGACGGCCCCGAGGCGGTCCTCGGCGAACTGGGCCGCTGGTTCGGGGAGTTGCTGGAGCGGTGCGCCCGCCCGGCGGCGGAGGTCTGCGGGGTCGGCCTGGCGGTGCCCGGCCCCGTCGACCACGCCACCGGCCGGGTGGTCCAGCCGCCGATCATGCCGGGCTGGGACGGGTACGACATAACGGGCCGTCTGGGCCGGGCCCTCACCGAGCACACGGGCGCCCCGCCCATACCCGTCCTGGTCGACAACGACGCCAACCTCATGGCCTACGGCGAGCAGCGCGCCTCCCACCCGGACTGCTCGGCCTTCGTCCTGGTGAAGGTGTCGACCGGCATAGGCGCCGGGGTCGTGGTGGACGGCTCGGTCTACCGGGGCGTCGACGGCGGCGCGGGGGACATCGGGCACATCCGCGTCCCCGAGGGCGCCCAGGCGCTGTGCCGCTGCGGCTCCCACGGCTGTCTGGCCGCGGTCGCCAGCGGGGGCGCGGTCGCCCGGCGGCTGGCGGCGGCCGGGGTCCCGGCGGAGTCCGGCTCGGACGTGCGCGAGCTGCTGGCGGCCGGGCACCCGGAGGCGGCGGCGCTGGCCCGGGAAGCCGGGCGGCTGGTCGGGGACGTGCTGGCGACGGTGGTGACGCTGCTGAACCCCGGGGTGCTGATGATCGCGGGGGATCTCGCGGGGACGCCGTTCCTCACCGGTGTGCGGGAGCTGCTGTACCAGCGGGCGCTGCCGCGGTCCACCGCCCGTCTGGACGTGGTCGCCTCCCGGCTGGGCGAGCGGGCCGGGCTGGTCGGGGCGGGGGCGCTGGTGGTGGAGCACCTGTACGCGCCCGAGCGGGTGGAGGAGCGGCTGCGGGCGCTCGGGGTGTGA
- a CDS encoding amylo-alpha-1,6-glucosidase: MTDRHRLLVYGGTFATVGERGDISGVRGGGVPDGLFVRDARHLSRWQLTVDGAVPEALTPVAVGDTARCVLVPRGGRDEPPAYTLFREQAVGDGSFVETLRVTSNRPAPSSVRLALTADADFADQFELRADHRTYAKPGAQRSREVLGHGVEFAYRRGTWRSCTTVTAEPAPDAVEETGTGARRLVWTLELPPHGSVELVLRVMARPHGDRRALRVPRSPAAVSERLLAEEDALAAGVAFPTGWPELAAACARGLADLAALRVPATGPDGEELRVPAGGAPWFLTLLGRDALLTSLFVLPYRSGPAAATLLALAATQATDTGPDAVTQPGKIVHEVRHGELAHFGQVPYGRYYGSVDATPLFLVLLGAYVEHTGDTELARRLQPHARAAVGWMLDHGGLTSRGYLVYRADRGGLANQNWKDSPGSICSADGTRPSGPVVAAGAQGYAYDALRRTAHLARTVWADRVYAELLEQAAGDLRDRFQRDFWMARHSFPALALDGEGRQVDALASDAGHLLWSGLLDKEYGELVGRRLLEADFFSGWGVRTLAAGQPAYHPLSYHRGSVWPHDNALIALGLARYGLHDEARAVAHGLVEAATATGHRLPEVLAGYGRDSHPEPVPYPHACVRESRSAAAPLALLTAVGGA; this comes from the coding sequence ATGACCGACCGGCATCGACTGCTCGTGTACGGCGGGACGTTCGCCACGGTGGGCGAGCGCGGCGACATCAGCGGGGTGCGGGGCGGCGGCGTCCCGGACGGGCTGTTCGTCCGCGACGCGCGCCACTTGAGCCGGTGGCAGCTCACCGTCGACGGTGCCGTGCCCGAGGCCCTGACCCCCGTCGCGGTGGGGGACACCGCGCGCTGCGTCCTGGTGCCGCGCGGCGGCCGCGACGAGCCGCCCGCGTACACGCTCTTCCGTGAACAGGCCGTCGGCGACGGCTCGTTCGTGGAGACGCTCCGGGTGACGAGCAACCGCCCGGCCCCGTCCTCGGTACGCCTGGCCCTGACCGCCGACGCCGACTTCGCCGACCAGTTCGAGCTGCGCGCCGACCACCGCACCTACGCCAAGCCCGGCGCCCAGCGCTCCCGCGAAGTCCTCGGCCACGGCGTGGAGTTCGCCTACCGGCGCGGCACCTGGCGCTCCTGTACGACGGTGACGGCCGAGCCCGCCCCGGACGCCGTGGAGGAGACCGGTACCGGCGCCCGCCGTCTGGTGTGGACGCTCGAACTGCCCCCGCACGGCTCGGTGGAGCTGGTGCTGCGGGTGATGGCCCGCCCGCACGGGGACAGGCGGGCGCTGCGGGTGCCCCGCTCCCCGGCCGCGGTGAGCGAGCGGCTGCTGGCGGAGGAGGACGCCCTCGCCGCGGGCGTGGCCTTCCCGACCGGCTGGCCGGAGCTGGCCGCGGCCTGCGCGCGGGGGCTGGCCGATCTGGCCGCCCTCCGGGTCCCCGCCACCGGCCCGGACGGCGAGGAGCTGCGCGTGCCGGCCGGCGGGGCGCCCTGGTTCCTGACCCTGCTGGGCCGTGACGCCCTGCTGACGTCCCTGTTCGTCCTCCCCTACCGCTCCGGGCCGGCCGCCGCCACGCTGCTGGCGCTGGCCGCGACCCAGGCGACGGACACCGGCCCGGACGCCGTCACCCAGCCCGGCAAGATCGTGCACGAGGTCCGGCACGGCGAGCTGGCCCACTTCGGCCAGGTCCCCTACGGGCGGTACTACGGCTCCGTCGACGCCACCCCCCTGTTCCTCGTCCTGCTGGGCGCCTACGTCGAGCACACCGGCGACACGGAGCTGGCCCGCCGCCTCCAGCCGCACGCCCGGGCGGCGGTCGGCTGGATGCTGGACCACGGCGGGCTGACCTCGCGGGGCTATCTGGTCTACCGCGCCGACCGGGGCGGGCTCGCCAACCAGAACTGGAAGGACTCCCCCGGCTCTATCTGCTCCGCCGACGGCACCCGGCCGAGCGGGCCGGTGGTGGCGGCGGGCGCCCAGGGCTACGCCTACGACGCCCTGCGCCGCACCGCGCACCTGGCGCGCACGGTGTGGGCCGACCGGGTGTACGCGGAGCTGCTGGAGCAGGCCGCCGGTGATCTGCGCGACCGGTTCCAGCGGGACTTCTGGATGGCGCGGCACTCCTTCCCGGCGCTCGCCCTGGACGGGGAGGGCCGGCAGGTCGACGCGCTGGCCTCCGACGCCGGGCATCTGCTGTGGTCGGGGCTGCTGGACAAGGAGTACGGCGAGCTGGTCGGCCGGCGCCTGCTGGAGGCCGACTTCTTCTCCGGCTGGGGCGTACGGACGCTGGCCGCCGGGCAGCCCGCCTACCACCCGCTGTCGTACCACCGCGGCTCGGTGTGGCCGCACGACAACGCGCTGATCGCGCTGGGCCTGGCCCGCTACGGCCTGCACGACGAGGCCCGCGCGGTGGCGCACGGCCTGGTGGAGGCGGCGACCGCCACCGGTCACCGGCTGCCGGAGGTGCTCGCCGGGTACGGCCGCGACAGCCACCCGGAGCCGGTGCCCTATCCCCACGCCTGCGTCCGGGAGTCCCGCTCGGCGGCGGCCCCGCTGGCCCTGCTCACCGCGGTCGGCGGTGCCTGA
- the dusB gene encoding tRNA dihydrouridine synthase DusB: MSTPTLPTTTSTLRVGPHAVQPPVVLAPMAGITNAPFRTLCREFSGGKGLFVSEMITTRALVERNDKTMQLIKFDASERPRSIQLYGVDPVTVGKAVRMIAEEDLADHIDLNFGCPVPKVTRKGGGSALPYKRNLLRAILREAVGGAGDLPVTMKMRKGIDDDHLTYLDAGRIAVEEGVTAIALHGRTAAQHYGGTADWEAIARLKEHVPEIPVLGNGDIWSAEDALRMVRETGCDGVVVGRGCLGRPWLFADLVAAFEGRTEDLVRPTLREVADVMVRHATLLGEWLGDEQRGVVDFRKHVAWYLKGFAVGSEMRKRLAVTSSLEELRAGLDELDLDQPWPAGADGPRGRTSGNNRVVLPDGWLKDPYDCAGVGEDAELDTSGG; this comes from the coding sequence ATGTCCACGCCCACCTTGCCTACGACGACCTCGACGTTGCGGGTCGGTCCGCACGCCGTCCAGCCGCCCGTCGTGCTCGCCCCCATGGCGGGCATCACCAACGCGCCCTTCCGCACCCTGTGCCGGGAGTTCAGCGGCGGCAAGGGCCTGTTCGTCAGCGAGATGATCACCACCCGGGCACTGGTCGAGCGCAACGACAAGACCATGCAGCTCATCAAGTTCGACGCGAGCGAGCGCCCGCGCTCGATCCAGCTCTACGGCGTCGACCCGGTCACCGTCGGCAAGGCCGTCCGCATGATCGCGGAGGAGGACCTCGCCGACCACATCGACCTGAACTTCGGCTGCCCGGTCCCGAAGGTGACCCGCAAGGGCGGCGGCTCCGCCCTCCCCTACAAGCGGAACCTGCTGCGCGCGATCCTGCGCGAGGCCGTCGGCGGGGCCGGCGACCTGCCGGTGACGATGAAGATGCGCAAGGGCATCGACGACGACCACCTCACCTACCTCGACGCCGGGCGCATCGCCGTCGAGGAGGGCGTCACCGCCATCGCCCTGCACGGCCGCACCGCCGCCCAGCATTACGGCGGCACCGCGGACTGGGAGGCCATCGCCCGCCTGAAGGAGCACGTGCCGGAGATCCCGGTGCTCGGCAACGGCGACATCTGGTCGGCCGAGGACGCCCTCAGGATGGTGCGCGAGACCGGCTGCGACGGTGTCGTGGTCGGGCGCGGCTGCCTCGGGCGGCCCTGGCTCTTCGCGGATCTGGTCGCCGCCTTCGAGGGGCGGACGGAGGACCTCGTACGTCCCACGCTGCGCGAGGTCGCCGACGTCATGGTGCGGCACGCCACCCTGCTCGGCGAGTGGCTCGGCGACGAGCAGCGCGGCGTGGTCGACTTCCGCAAGCACGTCGCCTGGTACCTCAAGGGCTTCGCGGTCGGCTCCGAGATGCGCAAGCGCCTGGCGGTCACCTCGTCCCTGGAGGAGCTGCGGGCCGGGCTGGACGAGCTGGACCTGGACCAGCCGTGGCCGGCCGGCGCCGACGGCCCGCGCGGCCGCACCTCCGGCAACAACCGGGTGGTCCTGCCGGACGGCTGGCTGAAGGACCCGTACGACTGCGCGGGCGTCGGCGAGGACGCGGAGCTGGACACCTCCGGCGGCTGA
- a CDS encoding MFS transporter produces the protein MPELSHRRRLLVLAICCMSLLIVSLDNTVLNVALPSIQHDLAATTSGLQWAIDAYTLVLAALLMLAGSTADRIGRKRVFMAGLVVFTLGSVLCSLAPGLPWLVAFRMVQAVGGSMLNPVAMSIITNTFTDPRERARAIGAWGAVVGISMAAGPLVGGLLVESVGWRAIFWINLPVGLAALLLTLRCVPESRAPRARRPDPVGQVLVIVLFGALTYAIIELPNAGPGAVLPFAVVALAALAGLLRYEPRRREPLIDLRFFRSAPFSGATAIAVCGFASLGGFLFLSTLYLQNVRGLSALHAGLWMLPMAVPTFLCAPLSGRLVGARGPRASLLVAGCAMTASGLLFALFEAETSDVTLFLGYALFGVGFGFVNAPITNTAVSGMPRAQAGVAAAVASTSRQLGSTLGVAVIGAVLAAGVGSAPYREAFVDAARPGWWILTSCGVAVLALGALTTGAWARRTAERTADRLRPAGTGEAARA, from the coding sequence ATGCCCGAGCTCAGCCACCGCCGACGCCTGCTCGTGCTCGCCATCTGCTGCATGAGCCTGCTGATCGTGAGCCTCGACAACACCGTGCTCAACGTCGCCCTGCCGTCCATCCAGCACGACCTGGCCGCCACCACGTCCGGGCTCCAGTGGGCGATCGACGCCTACACGCTGGTGCTGGCCGCGCTGCTGATGCTGGCGGGCTCCACGGCCGACCGGATCGGCCGCAAGCGGGTCTTCATGGCGGGCCTGGTCGTCTTCACGCTCGGCTCGGTGCTGTGCTCGCTCGCGCCCGGTCTGCCGTGGCTGGTCGCGTTCCGGATGGTGCAGGCGGTGGGCGGCTCCATGCTGAACCCGGTCGCCATGTCGATCATCACCAACACCTTCACCGACCCCCGTGAGCGGGCCCGCGCCATCGGCGCGTGGGGAGCGGTGGTCGGCATCTCCATGGCCGCCGGGCCGCTGGTGGGCGGCCTGCTCGTGGAGTCGGTCGGCTGGCGCGCGATCTTCTGGATCAACCTGCCGGTGGGGCTCGCGGCCCTGCTGCTCACCCTGCGCTGCGTCCCCGAGTCCCGCGCCCCGCGCGCCCGCCGCCCCGACCCGGTGGGCCAGGTGCTGGTCATCGTGCTCTTCGGCGCGCTCACCTACGCCATCATCGAGCTGCCGAACGCGGGGCCCGGGGCGGTGCTGCCCTTCGCCGTGGTGGCGCTGGCCGCGCTCGCCGGGCTGCTGCGGTACGAGCCGCGCCGCCGCGAACCACTGATCGACCTGCGTTTCTTCCGCTCGGCGCCGTTCAGCGGGGCCACCGCGATCGCCGTGTGCGGGTTCGCCTCGCTGGGCGGCTTCCTGTTCCTGTCGACGCTGTACCTGCAGAACGTACGCGGGCTGAGCGCCCTGCACGCGGGCCTGTGGATGCTGCCGATGGCCGTGCCGACCTTCCTGTGCGCCCCGCTGTCGGGCCGGCTGGTCGGCGCCCGGGGGCCGCGCGCCTCGCTGCTGGTCGCGGGCTGCGCGATGACGGCGAGCGGACTGCTCTTCGCGCTCTTCGAGGCCGAGACGTCCGATGTGACGCTGTTCCTCGGCTACGCGCTGTTCGGCGTCGGCTTCGGCTTCGTCAACGCGCCGATCACCAACACCGCCGTCTCCGGGATGCCCCGCGCCCAGGCCGGTGTCGCCGCCGCCGTCGCCTCCACCAGCCGCCAGCTCGGCTCGACCCTCGGCGTCGCGGTGATCGGCGCGGTGCTCGCGGCGGGCGTGGGCTCCGCGCCGTACCGGGAGGCGTTCGTCGACGCCGCCCGGCCCGGCTGGTGGATCCTCACCTCCTGCGGTGTGGCGGTGCTCGCCCTCGGCGCCCTGACCACGGGCGCCTGGGCCCGCCGCACCGCCGAGCGGACGGCGGACCGGCTCCGGCCGGCCGGGACCGGGGAGGCGGCGAGGGCCTGA